Below is a window of Sulfurisphaera ohwakuensis DNA.
AATGGTTAGTCATGCACCTTGTGGAATTCCTTATTTCGTTGAAGGATTATTTAATGACGAGAATCTTTTTATGACTTATACTCCACAATTTTTTGAAGAAAAGAGAAAAATTCATGTAAAAACTAATACGAAAGTAACAGATATTGATTTTGATTCCCGGATAGTATATGGGGAATCTAGAGAAGGAAAAATCAAAGCTGAATATGATTATTTAGTTATTAGTACGGGAGCTATACCTAGAAAAATTCCAGTTGAAGACGGAAATGATAGGATTTTTTATGCACATCATCCGGCTAATGCAGTAGAATTAAGAGAGAGACTTTGGTCTTTAAATACTATCGCAATAGTAGGAGGTGGAATATTAGGTATAGAAATGACGGAGGCACTAACTCATATAGGCAAAAAGGTAATTTTGATTCACAGGAGTAAGTATTTGCTAAATAAGACTATAGACACTGAACTGGGAAATATAATAACTCAAAGAGTTTCTAAAGATGCAGAAGTTAGGCTCAATGAGAGCGTTGAGACTATAAAGGAAGGAGGTAGGTTAGTAGTAACAGATAAGGGAAAGTACCAGGTAGATGGTACTATAATAGCAATAGGAGTCTCGCCAAATGTTGAACTTGTAAAAGATAAAATAAAACTAGGAGAGACTGGAGCTATAAAAGTTGATGATCACATGAAGACTAACTATAGGGAAGTTTATTCAGCTGGTGATAACACTGAATCAGTAAATATAATAACTAAAAAACCCGCATGGGTTCCTTTTGCACCAGTAGCTAATAAGATGGGTTATGTGGCTGGAAGTAATATAGGCGGTCATGAAATGAGATTCCCAGGAGTTGTGAATACCCAAATTACTAAGTATAAAGAATTTTATATAGGACGAGTGGGTTTACAAGAAGATGAGGCAAGGCTTCACGGATTTAAACCTATATCAGCAACTATAAGTGGGAAGACTAGAGCAAGATATTATCCTGATGCTAAAGATATTCATGTAAAGATTATAGCTGATGAAAATACGAAGAGAATTTTAGGTGCTCAAATCGTTGGTGGTGAAGAGGTACTAGGACGAATAGATATGATGGCTGCAGCGATAATGAAAGGCTTTACCATAGAAGATACATTCTTCATTGAGATGGGTTACTTACCAGCAATTAGTAGAGTTTGGGATCCAGTAATTGTAGCAATTAGACAACTTATGAAAGATGAGTAAGAAGAGGTAATACCTATTGGTATTACGCCATATTTAAATATTTCTCTCGATATTTTTATATGAAAGATGACTGAAAATAAGGGATTATTTGTATTACTTGATGAGATTATTCAAAAATATGTTAAAGATTATTTTACTGTTATAGTCAAAAATGATGAAAACCAAGAGAAAGACAAAGCTATCTTAGGTGTAAA
It encodes the following:
- a CDS encoding FAD-dependent oxidoreductase → METLVVVGGGAAGMSASSRVRRLKPDMEIVVFESTKMVSHAPCGIPYFVEGLFNDENLFMTYTPQFFEEKRKIHVKTNTKVTDIDFDSRIVYGESREGKIKAEYDYLVISTGAIPRKIPVEDGNDRIFYAHHPANAVELRERLWSLNTIAIVGGGILGIEMTEALTHIGKKVILIHRSKYLLNKTIDTELGNIITQRVSKDAEVRLNESVETIKEGGRLVVTDKGKYQVDGTIIAIGVSPNVELVKDKIKLGETGAIKVDDHMKTNYREVYSAGDNTESVNIITKKPAWVPFAPVANKMGYVAGSNIGGHEMRFPGVVNTQITKYKEFYIGRVGLQEDEARLHGFKPISATISGKTRARYYPDAKDIHVKIIADENTKRILGAQIVGGEEVLGRIDMMAAAIMKGFTIEDTFFIEMGYLPAISRVWDPVIVAIRQLMKDE